A part of Chanodichthys erythropterus isolate Z2021 chromosome 4, ASM2448905v1, whole genome shotgun sequence genomic DNA contains:
- the snw1 gene encoding SNW domain-containing protein 1: MSLASFLPAPTQLSQDQLEAEERCRVQRSQSTALVSTRREPPPYGFRKSWVPRALEDFGDGGAFPEIHVAQYPLEMGRKKRTSNALAVQVDAEGKIKYDAIARQGQNKDKVIFSKYTDMLPKEVLNEDAPELQKPDEEAVKEITEKTRSALEKQVSQKIAAAMPVRAADKQAPAQYIRYTPSQQGLAFNSGAKQRVIRMVEMQKDPMEPPRFKINKKIPRGPPSPPAPVMHSPSRKMTVKEQQEWKIPPCISNWKNAKGYTIPLDKRLAADGRGLQTVHINENFAKLAEALYIADRKAREAVEMRAQVEKKMAQKEKEKKEEKLRELAKMARDRRAGIKAHGDKGGEDTEVRERDEIRHERRKERQHDRNISRAAPDKRSKLQRDQDRDISELIALGQPNPRTSSEAQYDQRLFNQSKGMDSGFAGGEDEMYNVYDQPFRSGRDMAQNIYRPGKSADKDMYGDDLDTLMQSSRFVPDREFSGADHGPRRDGPVQFEEDPFGLDKFLEEAKQHGGSKRASTSGRSKDYDHEKKRRKE, from the exons TTTTCTCCCTGCACCCACCCAACTGTCCCAGGACCAACTGGAGGCAGAGGAGAGGTGTCGTGTTCAGAGGTCGCAATCCACTGCTTTGGTCTCCACCCGCAGAGAACCTCCTCCTTACGGCTTCAGAAAATCATGGGTGCCCCGGGCACTAGAG GATTTTGGAGATGGTGGAGCTTTTCCAGAGATCCATGTGGCCCAGTATCCTCTGGAAATGGGTAGGAAGAAAAGGACCTCCAATGCTCTGGCAGTGCAGGTGGATGCAGAGGGCAAGATCAAATATGACGCCATTGCTAGGCAAGGTCAAAACAAAGACAAG gtCATATTTAGTAAATACACAGACATGCTTCCTAAGGAAGTACTAAATGAAGATGCTCCTGAGCTGCAGAAACCCGATGAAGAGGCAGTGAAAGAG ATTACAGAAAAAACCAGATCAGCTCTGGAGAAACAGGTATCGCAGAAAATTGCAGCGGCCATGCCTGTACGTGCTGCAGACAAACAGGCCCCAGCACAGTATATTCG GTACACACCCTCCCAGCAAGGACTTGCGTTTAACTCTGGAGCAAAACAGAGAGTCATCCGTATGGTGGAAATGCAGAAAGATCCAATGGAACCACCACGATTCAA AATCAATAAGAAAATTCCTCGTGGACCTCCATCCCCTCCTGCTCCAGTCATGCACTCTCCAAGCAGAAAG ATGACAGTGAAAGAACAGCAGGAGTGGAAGATTCCACCCTGTATTTCCAACTGGAAGAACGCAAAG GGTTACACCATTCCTCTGGACAAGCGTTTGGCTGCTGACGGACGAGGCCTGCAGACCGTCCACATCAATGAGAACTTTGCCAAGCTGGCTGAGGCTTTGTACATTGCAGACAGAAAG GCCAGAGAGGCTGTGGAGATGAGGGCTCAAGTGGAAAAGAAGATGGcccagaaagagaaagaaaagaaagaggaGAAGCTGAGAGAGTTGGCTAAGATGGCCAGAGACAGGAGAGCTGGTATCAAAGCCCACGGTGACAAAG GTGGTGAGGACACAGAAGTCAGGGAGCGTGACGAGATCCGTCACGAGAGGAGGAAAGAAAGGCAGCACGACAGGAACATCTCCAGAGCTGCCCCTGATAAGAG GTCGAAGCTACAAAGAGATCAGGACAGAGACATCAGTGAGCTCATTGCCCTGGGTCAGCCAAACCCCCGTACCTCGAGTGAGGCTCAGTATGACCAGAGACTCTTCAATCAGAGCAAG GGGATGGACAGTGGTTTTGCCGGTGGAGAGGATGAGATGTATAATGTGTATGATCAGCCCTTCAGAAGTGGCAGAGACATGGCACAGAATATTTATAGGCCTGGTAAAAGTGCGGATAAGGACATGTATGGGGACGACCTGGACACCCTCATGCAGAGCAGCAG GTTTGTTCCTGATCGGGAGTTCTCAGGTGCTGACCATGGCCCCCGCCGTGACGGGCCTGTGCAGTTTGAGGAAGATCCTTTCGGTCTGGATAAGTTCTTGGAGGAAGCCAAGCAGCACGGAGGCTCCAAAAGGGCATCCACTAGTGGGCGTTCAAAAGACTACGACCACGAGAAGAAACGCAGGAAGGAGTGA